A genomic region of Bradyrhizobium sp. ORS 278 contains the following coding sequences:
- a CDS encoding beta-(1-6) glucans synthase, with the protein MSLGVIAAAWWWLAKPITLARAPIELDSKVQCVSYAPFRGQQSPLDPTTHIDAEQIEQDLVQLAKISECVRTYSIENGLDQVPAIAARVGIKVIQGIWLGSNKIKNQQQIGIAVDLIKRYPQVITGVVVGNEVLLRGEMTTADLAATIRSVKGQVQVPVTYADVWEYWLRNRELYDIVDFVTVHILPYWEDMPVRAKFAASHVDTIRQQVGVAFPGKEILIGETGWPSEGRMREGALPSRANQARVVSEILSLAKRENFRVNLIEAYDQPWKRKLEGTVGGYWGLISDDTRALKYPPGEPVSNYPQWKLQMAAGMILSFIVFLAGWLTVRRRPWPPHVSAWIGVGISATTAGVLFGMAADKMYYESLGFGGWLQWGALLAAGVLAPILAANAAMAGRPLPTFLDLLGPDDGRKQLKITYALGLVLIVTVLIAAQTALGFVFDPRYRDFPFASLTMAVVPFAILLGNRPAQGGRPIAEASFAGLLAISSLYVIYNEGRDNWQALWTCVMYLTLAFTLWRARAAQSRG; encoded by the coding sequence ATATCCTTGGGTGTCATCGCCGCGGCCTGGTGGTGGCTGGCCAAGCCCATCACGCTTGCCCGCGCGCCGATCGAGCTCGATTCGAAGGTGCAGTGCGTGTCCTACGCGCCGTTCCGCGGCCAGCAGAGCCCGCTCGACCCGACCACCCATATCGACGCCGAGCAGATCGAGCAGGATCTGGTGCAACTCGCCAAGATCTCCGAATGCGTGCGCACCTATTCGATCGAGAACGGCCTCGACCAGGTGCCGGCGATCGCCGCCCGCGTCGGCATCAAGGTCATTCAGGGCATCTGGCTCGGCTCGAACAAGATCAAGAACCAGCAGCAGATCGGCATCGCCGTCGACCTGATCAAGCGCTATCCGCAGGTGATCACCGGCGTCGTGGTCGGCAATGAGGTGCTGCTGCGCGGCGAGATGACGACGGCCGACCTCGCCGCCACCATCCGCAGCGTCAAGGGGCAGGTCCAGGTGCCCGTCACCTATGCCGACGTCTGGGAATACTGGCTGCGCAACCGCGAGCTCTACGACATCGTCGACTTCGTGACCGTGCACATCCTGCCTTATTGGGAGGACATGCCGGTGCGCGCCAAATTCGCCGCCTCGCATGTCGACACCATCCGCCAGCAGGTCGGCGTCGCGTTTCCCGGCAAGGAGATCCTGATCGGCGAGACCGGCTGGCCGAGCGAAGGACGGATGCGCGAGGGCGCACTGCCGTCGCGCGCCAACCAGGCGCGCGTGGTGTCGGAGATCCTCAGCCTCGCCAAGCGCGAGAATTTCCGCGTCAACCTGATCGAGGCCTATGACCAGCCCTGGAAGCGCAAGCTCGAGGGCACGGTCGGCGGCTATTGGGGCCTGATCAGCGACGACACGCGGGCGCTGAAATATCCGCCCGGTGAGCCGGTCAGCAACTACCCGCAGTGGAAGCTGCAGATGGCGGCCGGCATGATCCTGTCCTTCATCGTATTCCTGGCCGGCTGGCTGACGGTGCGCCGCCGGCCCTGGCCGCCGCACGTCTCGGCCTGGATCGGGGTCGGCATATCAGCGACGACGGCGGGCGTGCTGTTCGGCATGGCCGCGGACAAGATGTATTACGAGAGCCTCGGCTTCGGCGGCTGGCTGCAATGGGGCGCGCTGCTCGCCGCCGGCGTTCTGGCGCCGATCCTGGCCGCCAATGCCGCCATGGCCGGCCGACCGTTGCCGACCTTCCTTGACCTGCTAGGCCCGGATGACGGCCGCAAGCAGCTCAAGATCACCTACGCGCTGGGCCTGGTGCTGATCGTCACGGTGCTGATCGCGGCGCAGACGGCGCTCGGCTTCGTGTTCGACCCGCGCTATCGCGACTTTCCGTTCGCGAGCTTGACCATGGCGGTGGTGCCGTTCGCAATCCTGCTCGGCAACCGCCCGGCGCAAGGCGGCCGGCCGATCGCGGAGGCGAGCTTCGCCGGCCTGCTCGCGATCTCGTCGCTCTATGTGATCTACAATGAAGGCCGCGACAATTGGCAGGCGCTGTGGACCTGCGTGATGTACCTGACGCTCGCGTTCACGCTGTGGCGGGCGCGGGCCGCGCAAAGCCGAGGATGA
- a CDS encoding LysE family translocator, whose protein sequence is MALDTWFLFLLTSIGISITPGPNGLLALTHGALHGGRKTLFTIAGGLIGFVLIMALCMFGIGALVQSSITWLSVLKWIGGLYLAWLGVKLWRSPPVAVDVSDKPVTARGRVLFRQGFLTAATNPKCLLFFSALLPQFIDPARSLAVQFAIVATTYTVTEFVTELAIASTAARVRPWLARTGRRFNQVCGGIFVAVGLALPLRSA, encoded by the coding sequence TTGGCTCTCGACACTTGGTTTCTGTTCCTGCTGACGAGCATCGGGATCTCGATCACGCCCGGGCCCAATGGCCTGCTGGCCCTGACACACGGCGCGCTGCATGGCGGGCGGAAGACGCTGTTCACGATCGCCGGCGGCCTGATCGGCTTCGTCCTGATCATGGCGCTGTGCATGTTCGGGATCGGCGCGCTGGTGCAGTCCTCGATCACCTGGCTCTCCGTGCTGAAGTGGATCGGCGGGCTTTATCTCGCCTGGCTCGGCGTCAAGCTGTGGCGCTCGCCACCGGTCGCCGTCGATGTCAGCGACAAGCCGGTCACGGCGCGCGGGCGTGTGCTGTTTCGCCAGGGTTTCCTGACGGCCGCGACCAACCCGAAATGCCTGCTGTTCTTCAGCGCGCTATTGCCGCAATTCATCGATCCCGCGCGTAGCCTCGCCGTGCAGTTCGCGATCGTCGCCACCACCTATACGGTCACGGAGTTCGTGACCGAGCTCGCCATCGCCAGCACCGCCGCCCGGGTGCGTCCCTGGCTGGCGCGGACCGGGCGGCGCTTCAACCAGGTCTGCGGCGGCATCTTCGTGGCTGTGGGCCTCGCCTTGCCGTTGCGCAGCGCCTGA
- the glmS gene encoding glutamine--fructose-6-phosphate transaminase (isomerizing) produces the protein MCGIIGILGRGPVAEHLVDSLKRLEYRGYDSAGVATLEGDQIDRRRAEGKLKNLEKRLEREPLKGHAGIGHTRWATHGKPTESNAHPHATDNVAVVHNGIIENFRELRAELEKQGAKFASETDTETVVHLVNSYLLKGHTPQQAVAASLPHLKGAFALAFLFKGHGDLLIGARKGSPLAMGYGDGEMFLGSDAIALAPFTDTISYLDDGDWVEITRDSGIIHDASGAVVKREVLKSGASSFLVDKANYRHFMAKEIHEQPEVVGHTLARYVDMGTERVALPARLPFDFTDIQRISITACGTASYAGFVAKYWFERFARVPVELDVASEFRYREAPLRKGDLAIFISQSGETADTLAALRYAKSQGVHTLSVVNVPTSTIARESEIVMPTLAGPEIGVASTKAFTCQLMVLAALAIAAGRGRGELSEADETKLVHGLVEVPRLIASALTTEPQIEKLAREIAKSKDVLYLGRGTSYPLALEGALKLKEISYIHAEGYAAGELKHGPIALIDETMPVVVIAPYDKVFEKTVSNMQEVAARGGNIILMTDAKGAEEATVDSLVTITMPDMAATFTPIVYAIPVQLLAYHTAVVMGTDVDQPRNLAKSVTVE, from the coding sequence ATGTGCGGAATCATCGGGATCCTGGGACGCGGGCCGGTTGCCGAGCATCTCGTCGATTCCCTGAAACGTCTTGAGTATCGCGGCTACGACTCTGCTGGCGTTGCGACGCTCGAGGGCGATCAGATCGATCGCCGACGTGCCGAGGGCAAGCTGAAGAATCTCGAGAAGCGCCTGGAGCGCGAGCCGCTCAAGGGCCATGCCGGCATCGGCCATACCCGCTGGGCGACGCATGGCAAGCCGACTGAGAGCAACGCCCATCCGCACGCAACTGATAACGTCGCGGTCGTCCACAACGGCATCATCGAGAACTTCCGCGAGCTCCGCGCCGAGCTCGAGAAGCAGGGCGCCAAGTTCGCCTCCGAGACCGACACCGAGACGGTCGTCCATCTCGTCAACTCCTACCTGCTCAAAGGTCATACGCCGCAGCAGGCGGTCGCCGCTTCACTGCCGCATTTGAAGGGCGCGTTCGCACTCGCCTTTCTGTTCAAGGGTCATGGCGATCTCCTGATCGGTGCCCGCAAGGGCTCTCCGTTGGCGATGGGCTATGGCGATGGCGAGATGTTCCTCGGCTCCGACGCGATCGCGCTGGCGCCGTTCACGGATACGATCAGCTATCTCGACGATGGCGACTGGGTCGAGATCACCCGCGACTCCGGCATCATCCACGACGCCTCGGGCGCGGTGGTGAAGCGCGAGGTGCTGAAGTCAGGCGCATCGTCGTTCCTGGTCGACAAGGCGAACTATCGCCACTTCATGGCCAAGGAAATCCACGAGCAGCCGGAGGTGGTCGGCCACACGCTGGCGCGCTATGTCGACATGGGCACCGAGCGCGTCGCGCTGCCGGCGCGGCTGCCGTTCGACTTCACCGACATCCAGCGCATCTCGATCACCGCCTGCGGCACCGCGAGCTATGCCGGCTTCGTCGCCAAATACTGGTTCGAGCGCTTCGCGCGGGTGCCGGTCGAGCTCGATGTCGCCTCGGAATTCCGCTACCGCGAGGCGCCGCTGCGCAAGGGCGATCTCGCCATCTTCATCTCTCAGTCGGGCGAGACCGCCGACACCCTGGCGGCGCTGCGCTATGCCAAGTCACAGGGCGTGCACACGCTCTCGGTCGTCAACGTGCCGACCTCGACGATCGCGCGCGAGAGCGAGATCGTGATGCCGACGCTCGCCGGTCCCGAGATCGGCGTCGCCTCGACCAAGGCGTTCACCTGCCAGCTGATGGTGCTCGCGGCGCTGGCGATCGCCGCCGGCCGTGGCCGCGGCGAACTCTCCGAAGCCGACGAGACCAAGCTGGTGCATGGTCTCGTCGAGGTGCCGCGCCTGATCGCGTCAGCGCTGACGACGGAGCCGCAGATCGAGAAGCTGGCGCGCGAGATCGCCAAGTCCAAGGATGTGCTGTATCTCGGCCGCGGCACCTCCTATCCGCTGGCGCTCGAAGGCGCGCTGAAGCTGAAGGAGATCTCCTACATCCACGCCGAGGGCTATGCCGCCGGTGAGCTCAAGCACGGTCCGATCGCGCTGATCGACGAGACCATGCCGGTCGTCGTGATCGCGCCCTATGACAAGGTGTTCGAGAAGACCGTGTCGAACATGCAAGAGGTCGCCGCGCGCGGCGGCAACATCATCCTGATGACCGACGCCAAGGGCGCCGAGGAGGCGACCGTGGACTCGCTGGTCACGATCACCATGCCCGACATGGCCGCGACCTTCACGCCGATCGTCTACGCGATCCCGGTGCAGCTGCTGGCCTATCACACGGCGGTCGTGATGGGCACCGACGTCGACCAGCCGCGCAATCTGGCGAAGTCGGTGACGGTGGAGTAG
- a CDS encoding isocitrate lyase, which yields MNFQPRGLNDQALQGSSSYQAEVEAARALLETNPTWNGVTAEAVARMRLQNRFKTGLDVARYTAAVMRADMAAYDEDSTKYTQSLGCWHGFIAQQKLISIKKHFGRTDRRYLYLSGWMIAALRSEFGPLPDQSMHEKTSVPALIEELYTFLRQADSRELNDLFRTLDAARKAGDKAKETEIIAKIDGFQTHVVPVIADIDAGFGNAEATYLLAKKMIEAGACALQIENQVSDEKQCGHQDGKVTVPHDVFLAKIRACRHAFLELGVEDGIIVTRTDSLGAGLTQQIAYSSQPGDLGDQYNSFLDCEEVTPETARSGDVIINQNGKMVRPKRLPSNLYQFRPGTGEDRCVLDCITSLQNGADLLWIETEKPHIEQIAKMVDRIRKVIPNAKLAYNNSPSFNWTLNFRWQVYDAMKEAGQDVSKYNRAELMKAEYDDTPLAKEADERIRTFQADSAKRAGIFHHLITLPTYHTAALSTDNLAREYFGEQGMLGYVKNVQRAEIRQGIACVKHQNMAGSDIGDDHKEYFAGEKALKAGGAHNTMNQFG from the coding sequence ATGAACTTCCAACCGCGTGGACTGAACGACCAGGCTCTCCAAGGCTCCTCGTCCTACCAGGCCGAGGTCGAGGCGGCGCGTGCGCTGCTCGAGACCAACCCGACCTGGAACGGCGTCACCGCCGAGGCCGTGGCGCGCATGCGCCTGCAGAACCGCTTCAAGACCGGTCTCGACGTGGCCCGCTACACCGCGGCCGTGATGCGCGCCGACATGGCCGCCTACGATGAGGACAGCACCAAGTACACGCAGTCGCTCGGCTGCTGGCACGGCTTCATCGCGCAGCAGAAGCTGATCTCGATCAAGAAGCATTTTGGCCGCACCGACCGCCGCTACCTCTATCTCTCCGGCTGGATGATCGCGGCGCTGCGCTCCGAGTTCGGCCCGCTGCCGGACCAGTCGATGCACGAGAAGACCTCGGTGCCCGCGCTGATCGAGGAGCTCTATACCTTCCTGCGCCAGGCCGACTCGCGCGAGCTCAACGATCTGTTCCGCACGCTCGACGCCGCCCGCAAGGCCGGCGACAAGGCGAAGGAGACCGAGATCATCGCCAAGATCGACGGCTTCCAGACCCACGTCGTCCCGGTCATCGCCGACATCGACGCCGGCTTCGGCAATGCGGAAGCGACCTATCTGCTCGCCAAGAAGATGATCGAGGCGGGCGCCTGCGCGCTGCAGATCGAGAACCAGGTCTCGGACGAGAAGCAGTGCGGCCATCAGGACGGCAAGGTCACCGTGCCGCATGACGTCTTCCTGGCCAAGATCCGCGCCTGCCGCCACGCCTTCCTGGAGCTTGGCGTCGAGGACGGCATCATCGTCACCCGCACCGACTCGCTCGGCGCTGGTCTCACGCAGCAGATCGCCTATTCGAGCCAGCCGGGCGATCTCGGCGACCAGTACAACAGCTTCCTCGACTGCGAGGAAGTGACGCCGGAGACCGCGCGCAGCGGCGACGTCATCATCAACCAGAATGGCAAGATGGTCAGGCCGAAGCGGCTGCCCTCGAACCTCTATCAGTTCCGTCCCGGCACCGGTGAGGACCGTTGCGTGCTCGACTGCATCACCTCGCTGCAGAACGGCGCCGACCTCTTGTGGATCGAGACCGAGAAGCCGCATATCGAGCAGATCGCCAAGATGGTCGACCGCATCCGCAAGGTCATCCCGAACGCCAAGCTCGCCTACAACAACTCGCCGTCGTTCAACTGGACCCTCAACTTCCGTTGGCAGGTCTACGACGCGATGAAGGAGGCGGGTCAGGACGTCAGCAAGTACAACCGCGCCGAGCTGATGAAGGCGGAGTATGACGACACCCCGCTGGCGAAGGAAGCCGACGAGCGCATCCGCACCTTCCAGGCGGATTCAGCCAAGCGCGCCGGCATCTTCCACCACCTGATCACTCTGCCGACCTACCACACGGCCGCGCTCTCGACCGACAACCTCGCCCGCGAGTATTTCGGCGAGCAGGGCATGCTGGGCTACGTCAAGAACGTCCAGCGCGCCGAAATCCGCCAGGGCATCGCCTGCGTCAAGCACCAGAACATGGCCGGCTCCGATATCGGCGACGACCACAAGGAATACTTCGCCGGCGAGAAGGCCCTGAAGGCCGGCGGCGCGCACAACACGATGAATCAGTTCGGCTGA
- a CDS encoding glycosyltransferase encodes MRLIAAVILFVTAAHAALWGVLQTKQSAPDFTGMLPSVSYAPFEGTEHPDVDNIPNAERIRSDLKKLATITRAIRLYSSTGGVELVPPIAAEVGLKVMLGVWIDKNEDRNEREIAAAVQLARRNSNVIGVVVGNETLYRGELKPDELIGYIKKVKKSVSVPVTTGEIWNLWRDYPQLASSVDFIAAHVLPYWEFFNHTQAVDQAVERYQLLREKFPGKRIVIAEFGWPSEGYNRGIADPGPFQQAWVLRNFVTRAEAIGMEYNIVEGIDQPWKFFEGGVGPYWGVLNASREAKFSWTGPIVNPDYWKLATIALLVGVLLSLPIVRLRQPTVLQAMVLAITAHGVGAWVSNVFAYWNVHYFVWGSAFALTLGLTLLVPLILIAMARIEEIAAIAFGRAPRRLLTRDKVARDRAAMPAGYCPKVSIHVPAYFEPVEMMKQTLDALARLDYPNYEVVCIINNTPDPAFWQPIQDHCRMLGERFKFINAEKVKGFKAGALRIAMERTAADAEIIGIIDADYVVTPDWLSDLVPAFADPAVGLVQAPQEHRDEDLSLMHYIMNGEYAGFFDIGMVQRNEENAIIVHGTMCLIRRAAMDMAGGWSSDTICEDTDLGLAIQELGWQTHYTATRYGSGLLPDTYEAFKKQRHRWAYGGFQIVKKHWQRFLPGRSRLTSDQKREFSLGWLNWLGAESLGVVVAILNLIWVPIVAFAGIAIPDKILTIPIIAAFVVSLAHFLILYRLRVAVKPWQMLGAMIAAMSVQWTVSRAVAQGLITEHLAFARTSKGGLSRMSIEFQAFWEAVIGALLLIGAAILITTNYLGITELYIFAAVLILESLPFLSAVAIAILELSRINSFDFWRHATIRTAELIGLRPVWVPELAGPGMLQPMQPAPLSAAATKAAEKV; translated from the coding sequence ATGCGCTTGATCGCAGCCGTCATCCTGTTCGTCACAGCAGCCCATGCCGCGCTGTGGGGCGTCCTGCAGACCAAGCAGAGCGCGCCCGATTTCACCGGCATGCTGCCGAGCGTGTCCTACGCGCCGTTCGAAGGCACCGAGCATCCCGACGTCGACAACATCCCCAACGCCGAGCGCATCCGTTCCGACCTGAAGAAGCTCGCCACCATCACCCGCGCCATCCGCCTGTACTCGTCGACCGGCGGCGTCGAGCTGGTGCCGCCGATCGCGGCCGAGGTCGGGCTGAAGGTCATGCTCGGCGTCTGGATCGACAAGAACGAAGACCGCAACGAGCGCGAGATCGCCGCCGCCGTGCAGCTCGCCCGCCGCAACAGCAACGTCATCGGCGTCGTCGTCGGCAACGAGACGCTGTACCGTGGCGAGCTCAAGCCGGACGAGCTGATCGGCTACATCAAGAAGGTCAAGAAGTCGGTCAGCGTGCCCGTCACGACCGGCGAGATCTGGAACCTGTGGCGCGACTATCCGCAACTCGCCTCCAGCGTCGATTTCATTGCCGCTCACGTGTTGCCCTACTGGGAGTTCTTCAACCATACCCAGGCCGTCGACCAGGCGGTCGAGCGCTACCAGCTCTTGCGCGAAAAGTTTCCCGGCAAGCGCATCGTCATCGCCGAGTTCGGCTGGCCGAGCGAGGGCTACAACCGCGGCATCGCCGATCCCGGGCCGTTCCAGCAGGCCTGGGTGCTGCGCAATTTCGTCACCCGCGCCGAAGCCATCGGCATGGAGTACAACATCGTCGAGGGCATCGATCAGCCCTGGAAGTTCTTCGAGGGCGGCGTCGGCCCGTATTGGGGCGTGCTGAACGCCTCGCGCGAGGCCAAGTTCTCCTGGACCGGCCCGATCGTGAACCCCGACTATTGGAAACTCGCGACCATCGCGCTCCTGGTCGGCGTGCTGCTGTCGCTGCCGATCGTGCGGCTGCGCCAGCCGACGGTGCTGCAGGCGATGGTGCTGGCGATCACGGCGCATGGCGTCGGCGCCTGGGTCTCCAACGTCTTCGCCTATTGGAACGTGCACTATTTCGTCTGGGGCTCGGCCTTCGCGCTCACCCTCGGCCTCACGCTCCTGGTCCCGCTGATTCTCATCGCGATGGCCCGCATCGAGGAGATCGCCGCGATCGCCTTCGGCCGCGCGCCGCGCCGGCTGCTCACCCGCGACAAGGTCGCGCGCGACCGCGCCGCGATGCCTGCGGGCTATTGCCCGAAGGTCTCGATCCACGTGCCGGCCTATTTCGAGCCGGTCGAGATGATGAAGCAGACGCTGGATGCGCTGGCCCGACTCGACTACCCGAACTACGAGGTCGTCTGCATCATCAACAACACGCCCGACCCGGCATTCTGGCAGCCGATCCAGGATCACTGCCGCATGCTCGGCGAGCGCTTCAAGTTCATCAACGCCGAGAAGGTCAAGGGCTTCAAGGCCGGCGCCCTGCGCATCGCCATGGAGCGCACCGCGGCCGATGCCGAGATCATCGGCATCATCGACGCCGACTATGTCGTGACGCCCGACTGGCTGTCCGACCTCGTGCCGGCCTTCGCCGACCCCGCCGTGGGCCTTGTGCAGGCGCCGCAGGAGCATCGCGACGAGGACTTGTCGCTGATGCACTACATCATGAACGGCGAGTATGCCGGGTTCTTCGACATCGGCATGGTCCAGCGCAACGAGGAGAACGCGATCATCGTGCACGGCACGATGTGCCTGATCCGCCGCGCCGCGATGGACATGGCCGGCGGCTGGTCGAGCGACACGATCTGCGAGGATACCGACCTCGGCCTCGCCATCCAGGAGCTGGGCTGGCAGACCCACTACACCGCCACCCGCTACGGCTCGGGCCTGCTGCCGGACACCTACGAGGCGTTCAAGAAGCAGCGCCACCGCTGGGCCTATGGCGGCTTCCAGATCGTCAAGAAACACTGGCAGCGCTTCCTGCCCGGCCGCAGCCGCCTGACATCAGATCAGAAGCGCGAGTTCTCGCTCGGCTGGCTCAACTGGCTCGGCGCCGAGAGCCTCGGCGTGGTCGTCGCGATCCTCAACCTGATCTGGGTGCCGATCGTGGCGTTTGCCGGCATCGCAATCCCCGACAAGATCCTGACCATCCCGATCATCGCCGCCTTCGTGGTCTCGCTGGCGCACTTCCTGATCCTCTACCGCCTTCGCGTCGCGGTGAAGCCGTGGCAGATGCTGGGTGCGATGATCGCGGCCATGAGTGTGCAATGGACGGTGAGCCGCGCCGTGGCGCAGGGCCTGATCACCGAGCATCTCGCCTTCGCCCGCACGTCCAAGGGCGGCCTGTCGCGGATGTCGATCGAGTTCCAGGCGTTCTGGGAGGCCGTCATCGGCGCCCTGCTCCTGATCGGCGCCGCCATCCTGATCACCACCAATTACCTTGGGATCACCGAGCTCTACATCTTCGCCGCCGTCCTGATCCTGGAGAGCCTGCCGTTCCTCTCGGCCGTCGCGATCGCCATCCTGGAGCTGTCCCGCATCAACTCCTTCGACTTCTGGCGCCACGCCACCATCCGAACCGCCGAGCTGATCGGCCTGCGCCCGGTCTGGGTGCCGGAGCTCGCCGGGCCAGGGATGCTGCAGCCGATGCAGCCGGCGCCGCTGAGCGCGGCGGCGACGAAGGCGGCGGAGAAGGTGTAG
- the glmU gene encoding bifunctional UDP-N-acetylglucosamine diphosphorylase/glucosamine-1-phosphate N-acetyltransferase GlmU, giving the protein MTARSSLTIVLAAGEGTRMRSSLPKVLHPIAGESMLAHVLAAAPQGDGAAIAVVIGPGHDAVEKEAKRLCPDVAIFVQRERLGTAHAVLAAREAIARGADDLLVAFGDTPLITAETFARLRAALAQGAALAVLGFRAVDPTGYGRLLLDGSKLVAIREHADASEAERAITLCNAGVMAMDGRRALAILDKIGNTNSKGEYYLVDAVAIARSQGLDAVVIETSEDEVRGINTKAQLAQAEAAMQARLRQAAMDAGVTLIAPETVYLAADTTFGRDVTIEPFVVIGPGVSIGDGAVVHSFSHVVQSKLGSNTLLGPFARLRPGTSLGDGAKIGNFVEAKAAVLEPGVKVNHLSYIGDAHVGAHSNIGAGTITCNYDGFNKHKTRIGEGAFIGTNTSLVAPINIGARAYIGSGSVITRDVPDDALALERSPQTTKEGAAARFRNAKLRQTK; this is encoded by the coding sequence ATGACCGCTCGATCCAGTCTGACCATCGTGCTTGCGGCGGGCGAGGGCACGCGGATGCGCTCGAGCCTCCCGAAGGTGCTGCATCCCATCGCCGGCGAATCAATGCTGGCGCATGTGCTGGCGGCAGCGCCGCAGGGCGACGGCGCGGCGATCGCGGTCGTGATCGGGCCCGGCCATGACGCCGTCGAGAAGGAGGCGAAGCGCCTGTGTCCCGACGTTGCGATCTTCGTACAGCGCGAGCGGCTGGGCACGGCGCATGCCGTCCTCGCCGCGCGCGAGGCGATCGCGCGCGGTGCCGACGATCTCCTCGTCGCGTTCGGCGACACCCCGCTGATCACGGCCGAAACCTTCGCGCGGCTGCGCGCGGCGCTGGCTCAGGGCGCCGCCCTTGCGGTGCTCGGTTTCCGCGCGGTTGATCCCACCGGCTACGGCCGGCTGCTGCTGGACGGATCGAAGCTGGTCGCCATCCGGGAGCACGCCGATGCGTCGGAGGCGGAGCGCGCGATCACGCTGTGCAATGCCGGGGTGATGGCGATGGACGGCCGGCGCGCGCTGGCCATCCTCGACAAGATCGGCAACACCAACAGCAAGGGCGAATACTATCTCGTCGATGCGGTGGCGATCGCGCGCAGTCAGGGACTCGACGCGGTCGTGATCGAGACCTCCGAGGACGAGGTGCGCGGCATCAACACCAAGGCCCAGCTGGCGCAGGCCGAGGCCGCGATGCAGGCGCGGCTGCGGCAGGCGGCGATGGACGCCGGCGTGACGTTGATTGCGCCGGAGACCGTCTATCTCGCGGCGGACACCACGTTCGGCAGGGATGTCACCATCGAGCCGTTCGTCGTGATCGGCCCCGGCGTGTCGATCGGCGACGGGGCGGTGGTGCATTCGTTCTCGCACGTCGTGCAGTCGAAGCTCGGCAGCAACACGCTGCTCGGACCGTTCGCACGCCTGCGGCCGGGCACCTCGCTCGGCGACGGCGCCAAGATCGGCAATTTCGTCGAGGCCAAGGCCGCGGTGCTCGAGCCCGGCGTCAAGGTGAATCACTTGTCGTATATCGGCGACGCCCATGTCGGCGCTCATTCCAACATCGGCGCGGGCACCATCACCTGCAACTATGACGGCTTCAACAAGCACAAGACGCGGATCGGCGAGGGCGCCTTCATCGGCACCAACACCTCGCTGGTGGCGCCGATCAACATCGGCGCCCGCGCCTATATCGGCTCGGGATCGGTGATCACGCGCGACGTACCTGACGATGCGCTGGCGCTGGAGCGCAGCCCGCAGACCACGAAGGAAGGCGCGGCGGCGCGCTTCCGGAACGCGAAGCTGCGCCAGACGAAGTGA
- a CDS encoding LysE family translocator, producing MSTAFLLTSLIVVASPGTGVLYTLAVALTRGSRMSVAAAFGCTLGIIPAMLAAIVGLAAVLHTSALAFAALKYCGVVYLLYMAWQTLGERGALSVEAGAKKGQTRSAGRVVLTAFLINILNPKLSIFFLAFLPQFIAADEAHPLAAMLELSATFMAMTFAVFVVYGLFAAAVRDRVVSRPRVMAWLRRAFAGGFALLGARLALSER from the coding sequence ATGTCCACTGCCTTCCTGCTGACCTCGCTGATCGTGGTCGCCTCGCCCGGCACCGGCGTGCTCTATACGCTCGCAGTGGCGCTGACGCGGGGCTCACGCATGAGCGTCGCCGCCGCGTTCGGCTGCACGCTCGGCATCATCCCGGCAATGCTCGCTGCGATCGTCGGCCTCGCGGCGGTGCTGCACACCAGCGCGCTTGCCTTTGCTGCGCTGAAATATTGCGGTGTCGTCTATCTGCTGTACATGGCCTGGCAGACGCTCGGCGAGCGCGGCGCACTGTCGGTCGAGGCTGGAGCCAAGAAGGGCCAGACGCGGTCAGCCGGACGCGTGGTGCTGACCGCCTTCCTGATCAACATCCTCAATCCCAAACTGTCGATCTTCTTCCTCGCCTTCCTGCCGCAGTTCATCGCGGCTGACGAGGCGCATCCGCTCGCCGCCATGCTGGAGCTGTCGGCCACATTCATGGCGATGACGTTCGCGGTGTTTGTGGTCTACGGGCTGTTCGCGGCGGCGGTTCGCGACCGGGTCGTCAGCCGTCCGCGGGTGATGGCGTGGCTGCGCCGGGCGTTCGCCGGCGGTTTTGCTTTGCTCGGGGCGCGGCTGGCGCTGAGTGAGCGGTGA